The Triticum dicoccoides isolate Atlit2015 ecotype Zavitan chromosome 6A, WEW_v2.0, whole genome shotgun sequence genome has a window encoding:
- the LOC119315805 gene encoding protein G1-like1, with protein MDMSGVSAVDSPGGGSASSVLGAPRPSRYESQKRRDWQTFGQYLRNHRPPLELARCSGAHVLEFLRYLDQFGKTKVHNAGCPFFGHPSPPAPCPCPLKQAWGSLDALVGRLRAAFEEHGGRPEANPFGARAVRLYLRDVRDGQAKARGIAYEKKRRKRHPQTSSKQKQQAEPASAAASPAPVDRPDMRHGMLEQTHYLFPMHAHLFQGHFLAPAPDGDPVGALDGVVPAGDDIVMVMAAAAAAAEAHAAGCMMPLSVFN; from the coding sequence ATGGACATGTCTGGCGTGAGCGCGGTGGACAGCCCTGGAGGCGGCAGCGCGTCGTCGGTGTTGGGAGCGCCGCGGCCGAGCAGGTACGAGTCGCAGAAGCGGCGGGACTGGCAGACGTTCGGGCAGTACCTACGGAACCACCGCCCCCCGCTGGAGCTGGCGCGGTGCAGCGGCGCGCACGTGCTGGAGTTCCTCCGGTACCTGGACCAGTTCGGCAAGACCAAGGTGCACAACGCAGGGTGTCCTTTCTTCGGCCACCCCTCGCCGCCGGCGCCATGCCCGTGCCCGCTGAAGCAGGCGTGGGGGTCCCTGGACGCGCTGGTGGGCCGCCTCCGCGCCGCCTTCGAGGAGCACGGCGGCCGCCCGGAGGCCAACCCGTTCGGGGCGCGCGCCGTCAGGCTCTACCTCCGCGACGTCCGCGACGGCCAGGCCAAGGCGCGCGGCATCGCCTACGAGAAGAAGCGCCGGAAGAGGCACCCCCAGACGTCGTCGAAGCAGAAGCAGCAGGCGGAGCCGGCCTCCGCCGCGGCCAGCCCGGCGCCCGTGGACAGGCCCGACATGCGGCATGGCATGCTGGAGCAGACGCACTACCTGTTCCCCATGCACGCGCACCTGTTCCAGGGACACTTCCTGGCGCCGGCGCCCGACGGCGACCCCGTGGGAGCCCTGGATGGCGTAGTCCCCGCCGGGGATGACATCGTGATGGTGATGGCGGCCGCGGCAGCCGCCGCCGAGGCGCACGCTGCCGGGTGCATGATGCCGCTGTCCGTGTTCAACTAG